Proteins from one Tsuneonella aeria genomic window:
- a CDS encoding host attachment family protein: protein MKIPANAHVAVVDGERFVLMRNAGTVADAKLAHVDDPSLDGEDESGAHGHNDPRSDDYRTQEKLDHAASVASWLNRAVLQHRIESLIIVADPDTMGELRRHYHTALQDVLVGELAKQLTGMPGPDILKAIEAA from the coding sequence ATGAAGATTCCCGCCAACGCTCATGTCGCCGTGGTTGATGGCGAGCGCTTCGTGCTCATGCGCAATGCCGGCACGGTGGCCGACGCAAAGCTTGCACACGTCGACGACCCGTCTCTCGATGGCGAAGACGAAAGCGGCGCCCACGGCCATAACGATCCCCGCAGCGACGACTACCGGACGCAGGAAAAGCTCGACCACGCGGCTTCGGTTGCGAGCTGGCTGAACCGCGCGGTCTTGCAGCACCGGATCGAGAGCCTCATCATCGTCGCCGATCCCGACACCATGGGTGAACTGCGCCGCCATTATCACACGGCGTTGCAGGATGTGCTCGTGGGCGAACTCGCCAAGCAGCTGACGGGAATGCCCGGGCCGGACATCCTCAAGGCGATCGAAGCGGCCTGA
- a CDS encoding MATE family efflux transporter yields the protein MMRVLTPDVPTRGPWRRELIETLGLAWPLALANLLQMLVHAVDVIFVARLGERELAASALAIALFGLLAWAFSGLTGIVAALIAEELGRRRHAVRQVRRSVRMALWLAILSGAIGMAVCWYGEALLLLSGQTPALAARSGDFLRIIMWAMIPMVLANVLRNFVSALGRPIFATAITGLALGASVLFNWTLVFGNLGAPALGLEGSALASVLTSFFVLTSYIVAIGVDRRLRRYRVFGNWWRPEWSRLREILVLGSPVMIIIIAEAGLFSGAALLMGRIGEAELAGHTVALQIAALAFQVPFGIGQAATIRVGYHYGAGDRAAIGRAGWIGIAVAAGFMCMTAAAMILAPDVLLRIYVDPNEPAKAAMVGLAVSYMVVAAGFQLFDGVQAVAAGALRGLQDTRVPMLIAIFSYWVPGYGIAIWLGFFTPLAGVGVWIGLATGLVFAAGLLTWRWAARERLGLVPARPQ from the coding sequence ATGATGCGCGTCCTTACTCCTGATGTCCCGACACGGGGGCCGTGGCGGCGCGAGCTGATCGAGACCCTAGGCCTCGCCTGGCCGCTTGCGCTGGCCAACCTCCTGCAGATGCTGGTCCACGCGGTCGACGTCATCTTCGTCGCGCGCCTTGGGGAGCGCGAATTGGCCGCCTCCGCGCTGGCCATTGCGCTGTTCGGCCTGTTGGCGTGGGCGTTCTCCGGGCTCACGGGCATCGTCGCGGCCCTAATCGCCGAGGAACTCGGCCGGCGCCGCCACGCCGTACGCCAGGTGCGCAGATCGGTCCGCATGGCCTTGTGGCTGGCGATCCTGTCCGGCGCGATCGGCATGGCCGTGTGCTGGTATGGAGAGGCCTTGCTCCTGCTGAGCGGCCAGACGCCAGCGCTCGCCGCGCGCTCGGGCGATTTTCTGCGGATCATCATGTGGGCGATGATCCCGATGGTCCTCGCGAACGTTCTCCGCAATTTCGTCTCGGCGCTCGGCCGGCCGATCTTCGCGACCGCGATCACCGGACTTGCCCTGGGCGCAAGCGTGCTGTTCAACTGGACGCTCGTGTTCGGCAACCTGGGCGCGCCCGCCCTCGGCCTGGAGGGATCGGCGCTCGCCAGTGTCCTGACATCGTTCTTCGTCCTTACAAGTTATATCGTGGCGATCGGGGTGGATCGGCGCCTTCGGCGGTACCGGGTCTTCGGCAACTGGTGGCGGCCCGAGTGGTCGCGCCTTCGCGAAATCCTCGTCCTGGGATCGCCGGTGATGATCATCATCATTGCCGAAGCGGGCTTGTTCAGCGGGGCGGCACTGCTCATGGGCCGCATCGGCGAGGCCGAGCTGGCGGGCCACACGGTGGCGCTGCAGATCGCCGCGCTCGCCTTCCAGGTTCCATTCGGCATCGGCCAGGCCGCGACGATCCGCGTCGGCTACCACTACGGCGCCGGAGACCGCGCCGCGATCGGGCGCGCGGGATGGATCGGCATCGCGGTGGCCGCGGGATTCATGTGCATGACGGCCGCCGCGATGATCCTGGCGCCGGATGTCTTGCTGCGCATCTACGTCGACCCTAACGAGCCGGCGAAGGCCGCAATGGTCGGTCTCGCGGTCAGCTACATGGTCGTGGCGGCCGGATTCCAGCTGTTCGACGGTGTGCAGGCAGTGGCCGCGGGGGCGCTGCGCGGTTTGCAGGACACGCGCGTGCCGATGCTGATCGCGATCTTCAGCTACTGGGTGCCGGGATACGGCATCGCCATCTGGCTGGGTTTCTTCACGCCGCTTGCCGGTGTCGGAGTGTGGATCGGGCTCGCCACCGGCCTCGTGTTCGCGGCCGGCCTCCTGACATGGCGCTGGGCGGCGCGCGAGCGTCTTGGCCTTGTGCCGGCACGCCCGCAATAG
- the polA gene encoding DNA polymerase I codes for MADKQHLYLVDGSAYIFRAYHRLPPLTNPAGTPVGAVYGYTTMLWKLAEDLNKADGPTHLAVILDKGSTSFRNQLYHQYKANRPPPPEDLVPQFPLIRDATRAFSLPCIEEDDLEADDLIASYAREATRRGWDVTIVSSDKDLMQLVGKCGEGGGCIDMLDTMKNQRIDVAEVVEKFGVLPDLVGDVLALMGDSVDNIPGIYGIGPKTASKLIQDHGSLAGALDAAAGMKPSKLRERLLEGREMAELSRVLVQLKEDCDLPIALEDMKLEGVPPEPLAAFLGEHGFTSLLKRLDGGRGSPDRPTQLNPAKPATVGANPGSGGNRQAPPEMPPIDREGYECVTSFERLAHWIERAFAARVVAIDTETSSLDAMRAELAGISLALGPNDACYVPLGHGGSDMFAENPVQVERAAAYDALRPLLESDAVLKVGQNIKYDLNILSRCANIHVAPIDDTMIVSFALDAGRSLDGIGGGHGMDELSTRHLGHTTLTFKDICGTGRKAIPFSEVPLDRATQYAAEDADVTWRLWKLLRPRLADEGGSRVYERVDRPLIPVVAQMERHGIKVDRQQLARLSEEFAAEIARIEREIYDCCGIEFTIGSPKQLGDILFDRLGYKGGRKGKSGQYSTDQAILEGLANEGADVATKVLEWRQLAKLKSTYTDALQAAINPDTGRVHTSYSLVGAQTGRLSSTDPNLQNIPIRTEIGRQIREAFVADEGNVLLAADYSQIELRLAAHMANVPQLKEAFASGEDIHARTAAEMFGAVDRDTRARAKTVNFAILYGISRWGLGGRLGVPADEAQSIIDTYFQRFPGIQHYIHSTLESVREKGYSETLFGRKTWFPRINSKNPNERAGSERAAINAPIQGTSADIIKRAMARMMPALSDAGLPHVRMLLQVHDELVFELPEDDVGAAQPVIERVMAEAALPAVTLDVPLGIDIGTGRSWGAAH; via the coding sequence ATGGCAGACAAGCAGCATCTCTACCTGGTCGATGGCTCGGCTTACATCTTTCGCGCCTACCACCGGCTCCCGCCCCTGACCAACCCTGCCGGGACCCCGGTCGGCGCGGTCTACGGCTATACGACCATGTTGTGGAAGCTCGCGGAAGACCTCAACAAGGCCGATGGTCCGACGCACCTCGCGGTCATCCTCGACAAGGGCTCGACCAGTTTCCGCAACCAGCTCTACCATCAGTACAAGGCGAACCGCCCTCCGCCGCCCGAGGATCTGGTCCCCCAGTTCCCCTTGATTCGCGATGCGACGCGCGCATTCAGCCTGCCTTGCATCGAGGAAGACGACCTCGAGGCTGACGATCTCATCGCCAGTTATGCGCGTGAAGCCACCCGGCGCGGTTGGGACGTGACGATCGTGAGTTCCGACAAGGACCTGATGCAGCTCGTCGGCAAATGCGGGGAAGGTGGCGGGTGCATCGACATGCTCGACACCATGAAGAACCAGCGGATCGACGTGGCCGAAGTGGTCGAGAAGTTCGGCGTCCTGCCCGATCTGGTGGGCGACGTGCTGGCGCTGATGGGCGACAGCGTCGACAACATTCCCGGCATTTACGGCATCGGTCCAAAGACCGCGAGCAAGCTGATCCAGGATCACGGGAGCCTTGCCGGCGCTCTCGACGCGGCGGCCGGCATGAAGCCTTCCAAGCTGCGCGAACGCCTGCTGGAAGGCCGCGAGATGGCCGAACTCAGCCGCGTCCTCGTCCAGCTCAAGGAAGATTGCGACCTGCCGATCGCGCTGGAGGACATGAAGCTGGAAGGGGTCCCGCCGGAACCTCTGGCGGCGTTCCTGGGTGAACATGGTTTCACGAGCCTGCTGAAACGGCTCGATGGCGGGCGGGGCAGCCCCGACAGGCCCACGCAGCTTAATCCTGCAAAGCCCGCGACGGTCGGCGCCAATCCAGGGAGCGGCGGCAACCGCCAGGCGCCGCCCGAAATGCCGCCGATAGACCGGGAGGGTTATGAATGCGTCACCAGTTTCGAACGGCTCGCGCACTGGATCGAGCGCGCGTTCGCCGCGCGGGTCGTAGCGATCGATACCGAGACGAGCAGCCTCGATGCCATGCGCGCCGAGCTTGCGGGCATCAGCCTCGCGCTGGGGCCCAATGACGCCTGCTATGTCCCGCTGGGACACGGCGGCAGCGACATGTTCGCCGAGAATCCCGTGCAGGTCGAACGCGCCGCCGCCTATGACGCGCTTCGCCCGCTGCTGGAAAGCGACGCGGTGCTGAAGGTCGGCCAGAACATCAAGTACGACCTCAACATCCTGTCACGCTGCGCGAACATCCACGTCGCGCCCATCGACGACACGATGATTGTCAGCTTCGCGCTCGACGCGGGCCGCAGCCTCGACGGGATCGGCGGCGGGCACGGCATGGACGAGCTGAGCACCCGTCACCTGGGCCACACGACCCTTACGTTCAAGGACATCTGCGGGACCGGCCGGAAGGCGATCCCTTTCAGCGAGGTGCCGCTGGACAGGGCGACTCAATACGCCGCCGAGGATGCCGATGTGACGTGGCGCCTGTGGAAACTGCTGCGCCCGCGCCTGGCGGATGAAGGCGGAAGCCGCGTTTACGAACGCGTGGACCGTCCGCTGATCCCCGTGGTGGCGCAGATGGAGCGCCACGGCATCAAGGTCGATCGCCAGCAACTCGCCCGCCTGAGCGAGGAGTTCGCTGCTGAAATCGCGCGCATCGAACGCGAAATCTACGATTGTTGCGGAATCGAATTCACGATCGGCAGCCCCAAACAGCTCGGCGACATCCTGTTCGACAGACTGGGGTACAAGGGCGGGCGCAAGGGCAAGAGCGGACAGTATTCGACCGACCAGGCGATTCTCGAAGGCCTCGCGAACGAGGGCGCGGACGTCGCCACGAAAGTCCTCGAGTGGCGTCAACTTGCAAAGCTCAAGAGCACGTACACCGATGCGCTGCAGGCGGCGATCAATCCTGACACCGGGCGCGTCCATACCAGCTACAGCCTCGTCGGCGCGCAGACCGGGCGGCTGTCTTCCACTGACCCCAATCTGCAGAATATTCCCATCCGCACAGAGATCGGCCGGCAGATCCGCGAGGCGTTCGTCGCCGATGAAGGCAACGTGCTACTCGCTGCCGACTATTCGCAGATCGAACTGCGCCTTGCCGCGCACATGGCCAATGTGCCGCAGTTGAAAGAGGCTTTCGCCAGCGGGGAAGACATTCATGCGCGCACGGCGGCCGAGATGTTCGGCGCCGTCGACCGCGACACGCGCGCTCGGGCCAAGACGGTGAATTTCGCGATCCTGTACGGCATTTCCCGCTGGGGGCTGGGCGGCCGGCTGGGTGTTCCCGCGGACGAGGCGCAGTCGATCATCGACACCTATTTCCAGCGCTTCCCCGGCATCCAGCACTACATCCATTCGACGCTCGAAAGCGTGCGCGAAAAGGGCTATTCGGAAACACTGTTCGGGCGGAAGACCTGGTTCCCCCGGATCAACTCGAAGAACCCCAACGAACGCGCCGGTAGCGAGCGCGCCGCGATCAACGCGCCGATCCAGGGGACGAGTGCCGATATCATCAAACGCGCCATGGCCCGGATGATGCCGGCGCTCTCTGACGCCGGCCTCCCGCACGTGCGCATGCTGCTGCAAGTGCACGACGAACTGGTGTTCGAGCTGCCCGAAGATGACGTCGGGGCCGCGCAGCCTGTCATCGAGCGGGTGATGGCCGAGGCCGCGCTGCCCGCGGTCACGCTCGACGTGCCCCTTGGCATCGATATCGGGACCGGCCGAAGCTGGGGCGCGGCGCACTAG
- a CDS encoding co-chaperone GroES, whose translation MAFRPLHDRVLVRRIEADSKTAGGIIIPDSAQEKPSEGEVIAVGSGARNDQGQVTPCDVKPGDRVLFGKWSGTEVKVDGEDLLIMKESDIMGIVG comes from the coding sequence ATGGCATTCCGTCCGTTGCACGACCGCGTTCTCGTCCGCCGCATCGAGGCTGACAGCAAGACCGCCGGCGGCATCATCATCCCCGACAGCGCGCAGGAAAAGCCGAGCGAAGGCGAAGTGATCGCCGTGGGTTCAGGCGCCCGCAACGACCAGGGCCAGGTTACCCCGTGCGATGTGAAGCCGGGCGACCGCGTGCTTTTCGGCAAGTGGAGCGGAACCGAGGTCAAGGTCGATGGCGAAGACCTGCTCATCATGAAGGAAAGCGACATTATGGGGATCGTCGGCTGA
- a CDS encoding ExbD/TolR family protein: protein MAMSGGKDDGSPMMEMNTTPLIDVMLVLLIMFIITIPVATHSVDIDLPVPSPNDNPPPVDPIKNKIVLSPTDQILWNGVAISDSELMANLNASKAMAVEPELQFEPDSQASYDLSIRVLNLIKNSGVTKFGFVGNEKYREFAK from the coding sequence ATGGCAATGTCAGGCGGCAAGGATGATGGCTCGCCGATGATGGAAATGAACACGACGCCGCTCATCGACGTCATGCTCGTTCTCCTCATCATGTTCATCATCACCATCCCCGTGGCCACGCACTCCGTCGACATCGACCTGCCGGTGCCGAGCCCGAACGATAACCCGCCGCCGGTGGACCCGATCAAGAACAAGATCGTCCTGTCGCCGACGGACCAGATCCTGTGGAACGGCGTGGCGATCAGCGACAGCGAGCTGATGGCCAACCTAAACGCCTCGAAGGCGATGGCGGTCGAACCGGAACTGCAGTTCGAACCGGACTCGCAGGCGAGCTACGACCTGTCGATTCGTGTTCTGAACCTCATCAAGAACTCGGGCGTGACCAAGTTCGGTTTCGTCGGAAACGAGAAATACCGCGAATTCGCCAAGTAA
- a CDS encoding serine hydrolase yields MGLGRIARLGAAFALALTGISSAHAKDTEFSAAFDAALGTDVRTPQSYNAVYRTSFEQAVARVADGSSGRIGVYAVDLASGREVSVLGDQRFPMASTSKIAVAAAFMEQVERGKYTLTSEFPLMMPVASKRFSTARAPVVPGKYFQAVDLIEMMITRSSNPATDALLKAVGGPAVVNDWARRNGISEFNITRDIATLVRDDGEIDPARAIDIRDSATPQAMVKLLAGLHQGKFLSASSRRVILGAMERCRTGTRRIPGMLPAGARVAHKTGTLNNTASDIGIIQTPDGRSIAVAIYVTGQGSKPARDAKIASIARALYDGYANQPARAYATASY; encoded by the coding sequence ATGGGACTGGGACGGATCGCGCGGCTCGGAGCCGCATTCGCGCTCGCACTGACGGGCATTTCCTCGGCACACGCCAAGGACACCGAATTCAGCGCCGCATTCGACGCCGCGTTGGGAACCGACGTGCGCACGCCGCAAAGCTACAACGCGGTGTATCGCACGTCGTTCGAGCAGGCAGTGGCGCGGGTCGCCGATGGTTCAAGCGGCCGGATCGGCGTTTATGCGGTCGATCTGGCCAGCGGGCGCGAGGTATCGGTTCTCGGCGATCAGCGGTTCCCGATGGCATCCACCAGCAAGATCGCCGTCGCGGCGGCATTCATGGAGCAGGTGGAGCGCGGCAAGTACACTTTGACCAGCGAATTCCCGCTGATGATGCCGGTTGCCTCGAAGCGGTTCTCCACTGCCAGGGCGCCTGTCGTTCCGGGCAAGTATTTCCAGGCGGTCGACCTCATCGAGATGATGATCACGCGATCGAGCAATCCGGCCACGGACGCTTTGCTGAAGGCGGTCGGCGGACCGGCGGTCGTCAACGACTGGGCGCGCCGCAACGGCATTTCGGAATTCAACATCACCCGCGATATTGCCACGCTGGTGCGCGACGATGGCGAGATCGATCCCGCCCGCGCGATCGACATTCGCGACAGCGCGACGCCCCAGGCCATGGTCAAGCTGCTCGCGGGTCTCCACCAGGGCAAGTTCCTGTCGGCGTCCAGCCGGCGGGTGATCCTGGGCGCGATGGAGCGCTGCCGTACCGGCACGCGCCGCATTCCCGGCATGCTGCCCGCCGGCGCCCGGGTGGCTCACAAGACGGGCACGCTCAACAACACGGCCAGCGATATCGGTATCATCCAAACGCCGGACGGCCGCTCGATCGCCGTGGCGATCTATGTCACGGGCCAGGGCTCGAAGCCCGCGCGCGACGCCAAGATCGCCAGCATCGCCCGCGCGCTTTACGATGGGTACGCCAATCAGCCGGCCCGTGCCTACGCCACGGCTTCGTACTGA
- the groL gene encoding chaperonin GroEL (60 kDa chaperone family; promotes refolding of misfolded polypeptides especially under stressful conditions; forms two stacked rings of heptamers to form a barrel-shaped 14mer; ends can be capped by GroES; misfolded proteins enter the barrel where they are refolded when GroES binds) → MAAKDVKFSRDARERILAGVDTLANAVKVTLGPKGRNVVIDKSFGAPRITKDGVTVAKEIELKDKFENMGAQMLREVASKTNDNAGDGTTTATVLAQAIVTEGMKSVAAGMNPMDLKRGIDLAVEKVVENLKGRSKDVQGSQEIAQVGIISANGDREVGEKIAEAMEKVGKEGVITVEEAKGLEFELDVVEGMQFDRGYLSPYFITNPDKMTVELDNPYILIHEKKLSSLQAMLPILEAVVQSGRPLLIIAEDIEGEALATLVVNKLRGGLKVAAVKAPGFGDRRKAMLQDIAILTQGEMISEDLGIKLESVTLNMLGEAKRVSIDKDNTTIVDGAGSADDIKARVGEIRTQIDATTSDYDREKLQERLAKLAGGVAVIKVGGASEVEVKERKDRVDDALHATRAAVEEGIVPGGGTALLYSARALEGLTGANEDQTRGVDIVRKSLTALVRQIASNAGHDGAVVSGKLIDGNDENMGFNAATDTYENLVTAGVIDPTKVVRTALQNAASVAGLLITTEAAISEKPEDKPAMGGMPGGGMGDMGGMGF, encoded by the coding sequence ATGGCTGCCAAGGACGTGAAGTTCAGCCGCGACGCGCGCGAGCGTATTCTCGCCGGCGTCGACACCCTCGCCAACGCCGTCAAGGTCACGCTGGGCCCCAAGGGCCGCAACGTCGTGATCGACAAGAGCTTCGGCGCACCCCGCATCACCAAGGACGGCGTCACCGTCGCCAAGGAAATCGAGCTCAAGGACAAGTTCGAGAACATGGGCGCGCAGATGCTGCGCGAAGTGGCGAGCAAGACCAACGACAACGCGGGTGACGGCACCACCACCGCCACCGTGCTGGCCCAGGCGATCGTGACCGAAGGCATGAAGTCGGTCGCCGCCGGCATGAACCCGATGGACCTCAAGCGCGGCATCGACCTCGCGGTCGAAAAGGTCGTCGAGAACCTCAAGGGCCGTTCGAAGGACGTCCAGGGCAGCCAGGAAATCGCCCAGGTCGGGATCATTTCGGCCAACGGCGACCGCGAAGTCGGCGAGAAGATCGCCGAAGCGATGGAGAAGGTCGGCAAGGAAGGCGTGATCACCGTCGAAGAGGCGAAGGGTCTCGAATTCGAGCTCGACGTCGTCGAAGGCATGCAGTTCGATCGCGGCTACCTCAGCCCCTACTTCATCACAAACCCCGACAAGATGACCGTCGAGCTGGATAACCCCTACATCCTGATCCACGAGAAGAAGCTCTCATCGCTCCAGGCGATGCTGCCGATCCTCGAGGCGGTGGTGCAGTCGGGCCGTCCGCTGCTGATCATCGCCGAGGATATCGAAGGCGAAGCGCTGGCCACCCTGGTGGTCAACAAGCTGCGCGGCGGCCTCAAGGTTGCTGCGGTCAAGGCCCCGGGCTTCGGCGATCGCCGCAAGGCGATGCTGCAGGACATCGCGATCCTGACCCAGGGCGAAATGATCAGCGAAGATCTCGGCATCAAGCTGGAATCGGTGACGCTGAACATGCTCGGCGAAGCCAAGCGCGTGTCGATCGACAAGGACAACACGACGATCGTCGATGGAGCCGGCTCGGCCGACGACATCAAGGCGCGCGTTGGTGAAATCCGCACGCAGATCGACGCCACGACCAGCGACTACGACCGCGAGAAGCTGCAGGAACGCCTGGCCAAGCTGGCCGGTGGTGTTGCCGTGATCAAGGTCGGCGGCGCTTCGGAAGTCGAGGTGAAGGAACGCAAGGACCGCGTCGACGACGCGCTGCATGCGACCCGCGCCGCGGTGGAAGAAGGCATCGTCCCCGGTGGCGGTACGGCGCTGCTCTATTCGGCGCGCGCGCTGGAAGGGCTGACCGGCGCCAACGAAGACCAGACGCGCGGCGTGGATATCGTGCGCAAGTCGCTCACTGCGCTCGTCCGCCAGATCGCCTCGAACGCCGGCCATGACGGTGCGGTCGTTTCGGGCAAGCTGATCGACGGCAACGACGAGAACATGGGCTTCAACGCGGCGACCGACACCTACGAAAACCTGGTGACGGCCGGCGTGATCGACCCGACCAAGGTCGTGCGCACCGCACTGCAGAATGCCGCGTCGGTGGCAGGTCTGCTGATCACCACCGAAGCGGCGATCAGCGAAAAGCCCGAAGACAAGCCGGCAATGGGCGGCATGCCCGGCGGCGGCATGGGCGACATGGGCGGCATGGGCTTCTAA
- a CDS encoding MotA/TolQ/ExbB proton channel family protein: protein MVFDILTAAAADATPKNQFGFWEAMNQGGVIAWSIFIILVIMSVGSFYILITKWLEQQKILNQYKAVRSNFWRAPSLREGASKLEKNSAWRQLVDDGLYAEESHGKMTDSLEAHDWLHGSLNRSEQSINAKLAGGLPFLATVGATAPFVGLLGTVIGIYRALINIGLAGSASIDKVAGPVGEALIMTAIGLLVAVPAVLAYNWLQSRNKRIAELLSGFSTDILANINSRGAVKPAVLTATSTQQAGKAAATAPAAKPAATTATTTAPRP from the coding sequence ATGGTTTTCGACATTCTTACCGCGGCGGCCGCTGATGCCACGCCGAAGAACCAGTTCGGCTTCTGGGAAGCCATGAATCAGGGTGGTGTGATCGCATGGTCGATCTTCATCATCCTGGTCATCATGTCGGTCGGATCGTTCTACATCCTGATTACCAAGTGGCTGGAACAGCAGAAGATCCTGAACCAGTACAAGGCCGTGCGCTCCAATTTCTGGCGCGCGCCGTCGCTCCGTGAAGGTGCGAGCAAGCTGGAAAAGAACAGCGCCTGGCGCCAGCTCGTCGACGATGGCCTCTATGCCGAAGAATCGCACGGCAAGATGACCGACAGCCTGGAAGCGCACGACTGGCTGCACGGCTCGCTCAATCGTTCGGAACAGTCGATCAACGCCAAGCTCGCGGGGGGCCTGCCGTTTCTCGCGACCGTCGGTGCGACCGCGCCGTTCGTCGGTCTGCTCGGCACCGTTATCGGTATCTACCGCGCGCTGATCAACATCGGCCTGGCCGGCTCGGCCTCGATCGACAAGGTCGCCGGCCCGGTGGGTGAAGCGCTGATCATGACCGCGATCGGTCTGCTCGTCGCCGTGCCTGCGGTGCTTGCCTACAACTGGCTGCAGAGCCGCAACAAGCGCATCGCCGAGCTGCTCTCCGGCTTCTCGACCGACATTCTCGCGAACATCAATTCGCGCGGTGCGGTCAAGCCCGCGGTGCTGACGGCCACGTCGACCCAGCAGGCGGGCAAGGCTGCCGCGACCGCTCCGGCCGCCAAGCCTGCCGCTACCACGGCCACCACGACGGCGCCGCGTCCGTAA
- a CDS encoding acyloxyacyl hydrolase, producing the protein MRAMIRFTILAAGAALATAPSAAFAGEVYGGVYAHGVDTPFTFDTGEGGIDLQLGYRLDPIAPVARIEPYVFASVNSREGGTDFVGVGISRKFTIGSAYVRPGVGIVLHNAPAVRVDPASGIRTDLGSRVLFEPEIAVGMDIARRVSVEASWVHISNARLFNSQQNPGIDMIGVRANLKL; encoded by the coding sequence ATGCGCGCCATGATCCGCTTCACTATTCTCGCTGCCGGTGCGGCCTTGGCCACCGCTCCGTCCGCGGCTTTCGCCGGCGAGGTTTACGGGGGTGTTTACGCGCACGGCGTGGACACGCCCTTCACGTTCGATACCGGGGAGGGCGGCATCGATCTGCAACTGGGATATCGCCTCGATCCGATCGCGCCCGTCGCACGCATCGAACCCTACGTGTTCGCATCGGTAAACAGCCGCGAAGGCGGCACGGACTTTGTCGGGGTGGGTATCAGCCGGAAGTTTACCATCGGGTCCGCGTATGTGCGGCCGGGCGTCGGCATTGTCCTGCACAACGCACCCGCCGTCCGGGTCGATCCCGCGAGCGGTATCCGGACAGACCTCGGGAGTCGGGTGCTGTTCGAACCCGAAATCGCGGTAGGGATGGACATCGCGCGGCGGGTGAGCGTCGAGGCGAGCTGGGTGCATATTTCCAACGCCCGCCTGTTCAATTCGCAGCAGAACCCGGGCATCGACATGATCGGCGTCCGGGCCAACCTGAAGCTTTGA
- a CDS encoding ExbD/TolR family protein produces the protein MAISTGGGATETPMSDINTTPLVDVMLVLLIIFLIAVPVAIQTIEKLKLPVMESIESKDKVENLLLTVSTTDDAGRSAGEPGFQGASRNGECRVYFNNITPVDSSELYDEAFKRLDAIVQAAGGPEALMEDPDKIPQVHIRGDVNAPWRCVAGSIYNVQAAGYPTVGFISNPVDPNG, from the coding sequence ATGGCCATTTCGACAGGCGGAGGCGCAACCGAGACGCCGATGTCGGACATCAACACCACGCCGCTCGTCGACGTGATGCTGGTGCTTCTCATCATCTTCCTCATCGCCGTCCCGGTCGCCATCCAGACGATCGAAAAGCTGAAGCTGCCGGTCATGGAATCGATCGAGTCCAAGGACAAGGTGGAGAACCTGCTGCTTACCGTCAGCACGACCGACGATGCCGGCCGCAGTGCGGGTGAGCCCGGGTTCCAGGGTGCTTCGCGCAACGGCGAGTGCCGGGTTTACTTCAACAACATCACGCCGGTGGATTCCAGCGAGCTGTACGACGAGGCATTCAAGCGCCTCGATGCGATCGTGCAGGCGGCGGGCGGTCCCGAAGCGCTGATGGAAGACCCGGACAAAATCCCGCAGGTCCACATTCGCGGTGACGTGAACGCGCCGTGGCGCTGCGTTGCGGGGTCGATCTACAATGTGCAGGCGGCCGGTTATCCGACTGTCGGCTTCATCTCCAACCCGGTCGACCCCAACGGCTGA